The following are encoded together in the Pseudidiomarina andamanensis genome:
- the katG gene encoding catalase/peroxidase HPI — protein sequence MFKKSIPMLSAAAVAVTMAFSSGAMAAPDSKSQMFWWPDKLDLSPLRDHDVSSNPMANFDYAEAVQKVDFDAVKKDIEALMTDSQDWWPADYGHYGPFFIRMAWHGAGTYRIHDGRGGAGGGQQRFEPLNSWPDNVSLDKARRLLWPIKQKYGNNLSWADLMVLTGNVALESMGFKTYGFAAGREDNWEPDEVYWGPEKKWLADERYSGDRELERPLAAVQMGLIYVNPEGPNGNPDPLLAAKDIRETFGRMAMNDEETVALIAGGHTFGKAHGAHKPDDCLGEAPAGAAIEEQGLGWKNKCGKGHSEDTITSGLEGAWSVNPTAWTMQYLDNLFGFEWEQTRSPAGAIQWIPKDGQASNLVPDAHIPGKRHAPIMFTTDLSLKFDPEYRKIAKRFHENPEEFELAFAKAWFKLTHRDMGPRARYVVDTSPKEPLIWQDPIPAVDYELINDRDVANLKKKILDSGLSVSELVRTAWASAASFRGTDMRGGANGARIALAPQKDWAVNNPKELKKTLATLEKVQKDFNRSLPKGKRVSLADVIVLGGAAAIEKAAKDAGYTVSVPFAPGRNDTTQKWTDDSFDVLEPKADGFRNYYTKDAMMSPAEALVERADLLTLTVPEVTVLVGGMRALDANYGGAKHGVFTDRPGQLTNDFFVNLLDMSTEWAPAKGQEGVYEGRDRSSGELKYTATPVDLIFGSNSELRAIAEFYAQSDTDEKFVNDFVDAWVKVMRLDRFDLK from the coding sequence ATGTTCAAGAAATCCATCCCGATGCTATCGGCTGCAGCGGTTGCTGTTACCATGGCATTTTCATCAGGTGCAATGGCTGCTCCTGATAGCAAATCTCAAATGTTCTGGTGGCCAGATAAACTCGATTTAAGCCCGTTGCGCGACCACGATGTCAGCTCAAATCCGATGGCGAATTTTGATTACGCTGAAGCTGTACAGAAAGTTGATTTCGATGCGGTGAAAAAAGACATCGAAGCATTAATGACTGATTCGCAAGATTGGTGGCCAGCTGACTACGGTCACTATGGTCCATTCTTTATTCGCATGGCGTGGCACGGTGCTGGTACCTACCGTATTCACGATGGTCGTGGTGGTGCAGGCGGTGGTCAACAACGCTTTGAACCACTCAATAGTTGGCCGGATAACGTGAGCTTGGATAAAGCGCGTCGTTTGTTGTGGCCAATTAAGCAGAAATACGGCAACAACCTGTCATGGGCAGACTTGATGGTACTGACTGGTAACGTTGCGCTTGAATCGATGGGGTTCAAAACCTATGGCTTCGCGGCTGGTCGTGAAGATAATTGGGAACCAGACGAAGTTTACTGGGGCCCAGAGAAAAAATGGTTAGCGGACGAGCGTTATAGTGGCGACCGTGAACTTGAGCGTCCGCTAGCGGCGGTTCAAATGGGTCTGATTTATGTGAATCCAGAAGGTCCAAATGGTAACCCTGATCCATTGCTTGCTGCGAAGGACATTCGCGAAACATTCGGCCGTATGGCAATGAATGACGAAGAAACTGTTGCTTTGATTGCTGGTGGTCACACCTTCGGTAAAGCGCACGGTGCGCACAAGCCGGATGATTGTTTAGGTGAAGCTCCGGCTGGCGCAGCAATTGAAGAGCAAGGTTTAGGTTGGAAGAACAAGTGTGGTAAAGGCCACTCAGAAGATACCATTACGTCTGGTTTAGAAGGTGCATGGTCGGTAAATCCAACTGCTTGGACGATGCAATACCTTGATAACCTGTTCGGTTTTGAATGGGAACAAACTCGCAGCCCAGCTGGCGCTATTCAGTGGATTCCAAAAGACGGTCAAGCGTCAAACTTGGTTCCTGATGCGCATATTCCTGGCAAACGTCATGCGCCAATCATGTTCACCACTGACTTGTCGCTGAAATTCGATCCTGAATATCGCAAAATTGCGAAACGCTTCCATGAGAACCCTGAAGAGTTCGAATTGGCATTCGCAAAAGCTTGGTTCAAGCTGACTCACCGTGACATGGGCCCACGCGCTCGTTATGTGGTGGATACCTCACCAAAAGAGCCGTTGATTTGGCAAGATCCGATTCCAGCAGTGGATTATGAGTTAATTAACGACCGCGATGTGGCGAATCTGAAGAAGAAAATCTTAGACTCAGGTTTGTCAGTGTCTGAGTTAGTGCGCACTGCTTGGGCATCTGCAGCTAGCTTCCGTGGTACCGATATGCGTGGTGGTGCGAACGGTGCACGTATTGCTTTAGCGCCGCAGAAAGATTGGGCGGTAAACAATCCGAAAGAGCTGAAGAAAACGTTGGCTACCTTGGAAAAAGTCCAAAAAGACTTCAACCGCTCGTTGCCAAAAGGTAAGCGTGTTTCATTGGCTGATGTGATTGTGCTAGGCGGTGCAGCTGCAATCGAAAAAGCAGCAAAAGATGCCGGTTATACGGTATCGGTACCATTTGCGCCAGGTCGTAATGACACCACGCAAAAATGGACTGACGATTCGTTTGATGTGTTAGAACCGAAAGCTGATGGCTTTCGCAACTACTACACTAAAGACGCGATGATGTCGCCAGCTGAAGCTTTGGTAGAACGTGCTGATTTACTCACGTTGACTGTGCCTGAAGTCACCGTACTTGTGGGTGGTATGCGTGCTCTAGACGCCAACTACGGTGGTGCGAAGCATGGTGTGTTCACTGACCGTCCAGGCCAATTGACCAACGATTTCTTCGTGAACTTGTTGGATATGAGCACCGAGTGGGCACCGGCGAAAGGCCAAGAGGGTGTTTACGAAGGTCGTGACCGTAGTTCAGGCGAATTGAAGTACACTGCAACGCCAGTTGATTTGATCTTCGGTTCAAACTCAGAGCTTCGTGCCATTGCTGAATTCTATGCGCAAAGCGACACTGACGAGAAGTTTGTGAACGACTTTGTTGATGCATGGGTGAAAGTGATGCGACTTGATCGCTTTGACTTAAAATAA
- a CDS encoding c-type cytochrome, with amino-acid sequence MKRLIGILPLILLLGCESIGPQAQSSTQTSTIPNDPAVIAKGAKVFKYKCSACHSMDPNKSQFFGPHLANIFNREIATIEGYTFPETTKQHDIVWTESTLYEWLENPQKMVKDMCMPFTGLPKQEDRDALMAYLKYGG; translated from the coding sequence GTGAAAAGGTTGATTGGGATATTGCCGTTGATTCTGTTGTTGGGTTGCGAATCAATTGGGCCGCAAGCTCAATCGTCAACACAAACTTCAACCATTCCAAACGACCCTGCCGTCATTGCAAAAGGTGCCAAAGTTTTCAAATACAAATGTTCTGCATGCCACAGCATGGATCCGAACAAGAGCCAATTCTTCGGCCCTCATTTAGCCAATATATTCAATCGTGAAATTGCGACAATTGAAGGTTACACGTTTCCTGAAACCACGAAGCAACATGATATTGTTTGGACAGAGTCGACGCTTTACGAGTGGTTAGAAAATCCACAAAAAATGGTCAAAGACATGTGCATGCCGTTCACTGGCTTACCAAAACAAGAAGACCGTGACGCGCTCATGGCTTACCTCAAATATGGTGGTTGA
- a CDS encoding nuclease-related domain-containing protein: MKSQKISPLKDKPLRNPGESLDRRLIDVALDGVIFNFMVLIILFLAVTFSWIYALSDAKPDAVTISVICGVAAIFFGVRLAKAFKETNKIKLGRDGEKAVGQFLERLRLDGAQVFHDIEGENFNLDHVVIHRSGVFVIETKTMSKSSNSKSVLFYNGKQILRGGKPLQSDAITQVKAASAWLHKLLFESTGKRLPVKGIVVFPGWYVKTTDLGRSAEIAVLNPQVIPNYLANGRQQLRDDEVHMSAYHLSRYIRTK; the protein is encoded by the coding sequence ATGAAAAGTCAGAAAATTTCACCCCTCAAAGATAAGCCCCTGAGAAATCCTGGTGAATCACTTGATCGGCGTCTAATCGATGTCGCTTTAGACGGCGTAATTTTCAATTTTATGGTTTTAATTATCCTTTTTCTGGCAGTTACCTTTTCGTGGATATATGCACTTAGTGATGCAAAGCCTGACGCAGTCACAATTTCTGTTATTTGTGGTGTTGCAGCGATTTTCTTTGGCGTTCGTCTTGCAAAAGCCTTTAAAGAAACAAATAAAATCAAACTCGGCCGCGACGGCGAAAAAGCGGTAGGTCAATTTCTTGAGCGGCTTCGTTTGGATGGTGCGCAAGTATTTCACGATATTGAAGGTGAAAACTTTAACCTCGATCATGTCGTGATTCACCGCTCTGGTGTGTTCGTGATTGAAACGAAAACTATGTCGAAATCGAGCAATTCCAAGTCGGTATTATTTTACAATGGCAAACAAATATTGCGTGGCGGTAAGCCATTGCAATCAGACGCTATTACCCAAGTTAAAGCCGCAAGCGCATGGCTACATAAATTACTTTTTGAAAGCACCGGTAAGCGGCTGCCGGTAAAAGGTATCGTGGTTTTTCCTGGGTGGTATGTGAAAACAACGGATTTAGGTCGCTCGGCCGAAATAGCGGTATTGAACCCTCAAGTCATCCCGAATTATTTGGCCAATGGTCGGCAGCAACTCCGAGATGACGAAGTTCATATGAGCGCGTATCATCTGAGTCGTTATATTCGTACGAAGTAG
- the upp gene encoding uracil phosphoribosyltransferase produces the protein MPLHVIKHPLIQHKLGLMREADISTKSFRELANELGSLLTYEATKDFELEPHTINGWSGESIEVEKLKGKKVTVVPILRAGIGMLDGVLDLIPSAKVSVVGLYRNEETLKPVPYFQKLVKDIDQRTALVIDPMLATGGTMVATLDMLKQHGCKDARVLVLVAAPEGVDKVLEAHPDIHIYTAALDSHLNEHGYIVPGLGDAGDKIFGTR, from the coding sequence ATGCCACTACACGTGATCAAACACCCGCTGATTCAGCACAAACTTGGTTTAATGCGCGAAGCAGATATTTCAACCAAGAGCTTTCGTGAATTAGCCAATGAACTTGGTAGCTTACTGACTTATGAAGCGACGAAAGACTTCGAATTAGAACCACATACGATTAACGGCTGGAGTGGCGAATCGATTGAAGTTGAAAAACTCAAGGGCAAAAAAGTCACAGTGGTACCTATCTTGCGTGCGGGAATTGGCATGCTGGATGGCGTACTCGATTTAATTCCCAGCGCAAAGGTGAGTGTCGTTGGCTTATATCGCAATGAAGAAACCTTAAAGCCGGTGCCCTATTTCCAAAAGTTGGTAAAAGACATCGACCAACGCACAGCTTTGGTGATTGACCCAATGTTAGCAACGGGCGGCACGATGGTGGCGACACTCGATATGTTGAAACAACATGGCTGCAAAGATGCGCGAGTTTTAGTGCTCGTTGCTGCGCCAGAAGGTGTGGATAAAGTTCTCGAAGCGCATCCAGATATCCACATTTATACCGCTGCACTTGATTCACATTTAAATGAACACGGCTATATTGTTCCTGGCTTGGGCGATGCCGGCGATAAGATATTCGGCACCCGATAA
- a CDS encoding GGDEF domain-containing protein — protein sequence MKFWRKYHPDIDAADPRYKQVSLIYSILLIMIAYFGIIGTLNITLFDAPEIAFFDYLGLTLAVSILWFVNKGGNFKVASWAVIIAIATILLAFVHLAEGRNYSLMWVTILPPFAFFLLGRRDGSWVSAIILGYCSWYMYQLINQQVTANLSLGALFNFIEVATAQVFLFRFYENSRQEAYDQLQKTAITDPLTKVFNRLHLDNTLSAVISQANRANQPVSVLLLDVDHFKDVNDKYGHLIGDKVLIKLCDVLRDTIRETDSLGRWGGEEFLVICPNTNQQQAMQLGQRIIENVRAEAIENNIHITVSIGTATYTNNGTDTIDQLLLSADENLYRAKHGGRDQVLGMP from the coding sequence ATGAAATTTTGGCGCAAATACCATCCCGATATTGATGCAGCCGATCCGCGCTACAAACAAGTCTCGCTGATTTACAGCATTTTGCTGATTATGATTGCCTATTTCGGAATTATTGGCACGCTCAACATCACGTTATTTGATGCCCCCGAAATTGCATTCTTCGATTATCTTGGCCTTACCCTCGCGGTATCTATTCTCTGGTTTGTGAACAAGGGCGGAAATTTCAAAGTTGCCAGTTGGGCCGTCATAATTGCGATTGCCACCATTTTATTAGCGTTTGTTCATCTCGCTGAAGGACGTAATTACTCATTAATGTGGGTAACTATTTTACCGCCTTTCGCGTTCTTTTTATTAGGGCGGCGTGATGGCTCTTGGGTAAGCGCCATAATATTAGGATATTGTAGTTGGTACATGTATCAACTCATTAATCAGCAAGTCACTGCTAATTTGAGCTTAGGAGCGCTATTTAATTTTATTGAAGTAGCCACCGCACAGGTATTTCTATTTCGTTTTTATGAAAACTCACGTCAAGAAGCCTACGACCAATTACAAAAAACCGCGATTACGGATCCTCTCACAAAAGTATTTAACCGATTACATTTAGATAACACCTTAAGCGCGGTAATTTCTCAGGCTAATCGGGCTAATCAACCGGTATCCGTGTTGCTTCTCGACGTCGACCATTTTAAAGACGTGAATGACAAGTATGGTCATCTCATCGGAGACAAAGTTCTGATCAAACTTTGTGATGTGCTACGCGACACAATTCGTGAAACGGATTCTTTAGGCCGTTGGGGCGGTGAAGAATTTTTAGTTATTTGCCCGAATACCAATCAACAACAAGCGATGCAATTAGGCCAGAGAATTATTGAAAATGTGCGCGCTGAAGCTATCGAAAATAATATTCACATCACGGTAAGTATCGGCACGGCAACGTATACAAACAATGGCACCGATACCATCGATCAGTTACTACTTAGCGCTGACGAAAATTTATATCGCGCTAAACACGGAGGGCGAGATCAAGTACTTGGTATGCCTTGA
- a CDS encoding GNAT family N-acetyltransferase, with protein MNETNQVKLLRSAIILGITLLVCGHIVLGVTFASDSIGHQGFILGAALSAFGVVLSLPTKIYLTLLLMEHEEKTNPNFTRSADGQARRGISVAHIRTATEEDAARLSEIARQTFVDTFAADNTEENMQMHCDTTYSEALQLAEIQDPNRLTLLATHEWNIVGFVQLRWGNTPECVQAKSAGELQRLYVDKDWHGKGIAQDLMQAAIDAMLRKGNDVMWLGVWEHNPRAIAFYKKTGFIEVGSHVFPLGNDPQRDIIMMKPLADATE; from the coding sequence ATGAACGAAACTAACCAAGTCAAATTGCTAAGAAGTGCCATTATTTTGGGCATCACATTATTAGTTTGTGGGCACATTGTGCTTGGCGTGACGTTTGCTAGTGACAGTATTGGCCACCAAGGATTTATTTTAGGCGCAGCGCTTAGTGCATTCGGCGTTGTTCTCTCATTACCAACTAAAATTTATTTAACGCTATTACTGATGGAACACGAAGAGAAAACCAACCCCAATTTCACGCGTTCTGCCGACGGTCAGGCACGTCGTGGTATTTCTGTTGCGCATATTCGAACAGCAACCGAAGAAGACGCCGCGCGCCTTTCAGAAATCGCTCGACAAACCTTCGTCGATACCTTCGCGGCGGATAATACCGAAGAGAACATGCAGATGCACTGCGACACGACTTATAGTGAAGCGTTGCAACTGGCGGAAATTCAAGATCCGAATCGATTAACACTGTTGGCAACACACGAATGGAACATTGTCGGATTTGTGCAGTTGCGCTGGGGCAATACGCCGGAATGCGTTCAAGCTAAATCAGCTGGCGAACTGCAGCGTTTGTATGTCGACAAAGACTGGCATGGTAAAGGTATCGCACAAGATTTAATGCAGGCGGCTATTGATGCCATGCTGCGCAAAGGTAACGACGTGATGTGGCTGGGCGTGTGGGAGCATAACCCGCGCGCCATTGCGTTTTATAAAAAGACTGGATTTATCGAGGTTGGCTCACATGTGTTCCCGCTGGGAAATGACCCACAGCGGGATATTATTATGATGAAACCGTTGGCCGACGCTACCGAATAA